A portion of the Pseudoxanthomonas sp. JBR18 genome contains these proteins:
- a CDS encoding GAF domain-containing sensor histidine kinase produces the protein MHHRPAPKLPAALERRRLDALYRYDVLDTAPEAAFDDITQIAALFCGTPMALISLVEAHRQWFKSAYGLNEHETPIEGSICAHALLQDALMVVPDTCRDARFRASPLVLGAPHLRFYAGAQLRTPDGLPLGTVCVLDTKPGTLTEAQGQMLRGLARQVMTQLELRRLLATSERTSQYRAGLLASAGHDFRTPMTTVNLALDMAHRASAERLPRILAIGRAALANVESGLTRMLSSASGQNTFELNDLAPTSIGEVLDRVGQAHDWTARRQTVRLTVVGTTQIAPSDGRQLETLLGNLVANAIKYTPAGGRVLVGCRRREGALDIEVVDNGPGIAPDKIAHMYGAFRQTTRSRDGLGLGLWIVHRIATALDIGITVRSRPGRGTRFILRLPGAMRPDAPLPA, from the coding sequence ATGCATCACCGCCCGGCCCCCAAGTTGCCGGCCGCCCTCGAACGGCGCCGGCTGGATGCGTTGTATCGCTACGACGTGCTGGATACGGCACCGGAAGCGGCGTTCGACGACATCACGCAGATCGCCGCGCTGTTCTGCGGCACCCCGATGGCGTTGATCAGCCTGGTCGAGGCCCATCGGCAGTGGTTCAAGTCCGCTTATGGGCTGAACGAACACGAGACGCCGATCGAAGGTTCCATCTGCGCGCATGCGTTGCTGCAGGACGCGCTGATGGTCGTACCCGATACCTGTCGCGACGCGCGGTTCCGCGCCAGTCCGCTGGTGCTGGGCGCCCCCCACCTGCGCTTCTATGCGGGGGCCCAGCTGCGCACGCCCGACGGCCTGCCCCTGGGCACGGTGTGCGTGCTGGATACCAAGCCGGGCACGCTGACCGAGGCACAGGGCCAGATGCTGCGCGGGCTGGCACGTCAGGTCATGACCCAGTTGGAGCTCCGCCGCCTGCTGGCGACCAGTGAACGCACCAGCCAATACCGCGCCGGGCTGCTGGCATCGGCCGGGCATGATTTCCGCACGCCCATGACGACCGTCAACCTGGCGCTGGACATGGCCCACCGCGCCAGCGCAGAGCGGCTACCGCGCATCCTGGCCATCGGTCGGGCGGCCCTGGCCAATGTGGAAAGCGGGCTGACGCGCATGCTGTCCAGCGCGAGTGGCCAGAACACCTTCGAGCTCAACGATCTGGCGCCCACCTCCATCGGCGAGGTGCTCGACCGGGTTGGCCAAGCGCATGACTGGACCGCGCGACGCCAGACCGTGCGCCTGACGGTCGTCGGAACCACGCAGATCGCACCCAGTGACGGGCGCCAGCTGGAGACCTTGCTGGGCAACCTGGTCGCCAACGCGATCAAGTACACGCCGGCCGGCGGCCGGGTGCTGGTGGGCTGCCGGCGCCGCGAAGGCGCGCTGGATATCGAGGTGGTGGACAACGGACCGGGCATCGCCCCGGACAAGATCGCGCACATGTATGGCGCATTCCGCCAGACCACGCGCAGTCGCGATGGGCTGGGGCTGGGGCTGTGGATCGTCCATCGCATCGCCACCGCCCTGGATATCGGCATCACGGTGCGCTCGCGCCCCGGGCGCGGCACGCGGTTCATCCTGCGCCTGCCCGGCGCCATGCGACCGGACGCCCCGCTGCCCGCCTGA
- a CDS encoding NAD(P)H-quinone oxidoreductase, with amino-acid sequence MSETLMTAIAVADGQTDAQALHPVQVARPHTRQGEVLIRVRAAGINRPDVLQRQGHYPPPAGAPQTLGLEVAGEVVVPAGRWEAGDRVCALLAGGGYAQYVAVDARQVLPLPEGYDFVQAAALPETMFTVYANVFEHGLLKAGERLLVHGATSGIGVMAIQMAKAAGAQVLATARGADKAAQARALGADIAVDTSAGGFAEAAREAGGIDVALDMVGASVFADTLSVLNPGGRIVYIAALGGGTLEVPVFELMRRQAVLTGSTLRPRPADEKARLAAEIERVVWPWLAQGKVRAHVDRTFPLDQAAAAHAHLEAGQHLGKVVLTVD; translated from the coding sequence ATGTCCGAAACCCTGATGACCGCCATCGCCGTTGCCGACGGCCAGACCGACGCCCAGGCCCTGCATCCGGTCCAGGTGGCGCGTCCGCATACGCGCCAGGGCGAGGTCCTCATCCGTGTCCGCGCCGCCGGCATCAACCGTCCCGATGTGCTGCAGCGTCAGGGCCACTATCCACCTCCGGCCGGCGCTCCGCAGACGCTGGGCCTGGAAGTCGCCGGCGAGGTGGTCGTGCCCGCAGGGCGCTGGGAGGCCGGTGATCGCGTCTGTGCCCTGCTCGCCGGTGGCGGCTATGCGCAATACGTGGCGGTCGACGCGCGCCAGGTGCTGCCGCTGCCGGAGGGCTACGACTTCGTCCAGGCCGCGGCGCTGCCCGAAACGATGTTCACTGTGTACGCCAATGTGTTCGAACACGGCCTGCTCAAGGCCGGCGAACGATTGCTGGTGCACGGCGCGACCTCCGGCATCGGCGTGATGGCGATCCAGATGGCCAAGGCCGCCGGCGCCCAGGTCCTGGCCACCGCGCGTGGGGCCGACAAGGCCGCCCAGGCGCGCGCGCTGGGCGCCGATATCGCGGTGGATACCTCCGCGGGCGGTTTTGCCGAGGCCGCACGGGAGGCCGGCGGCATCGATGTCGCCTTGGACATGGTCGGCGCCAGCGTGTTCGCCGACACCTTGTCGGTCCTCAACCCCGGCGGCCGCATCGTCTACATCGCCGCGCTCGGTGGTGGCACGCTGGAAGTCCCGGTGTTCGAGCTGATGCGCCGGCAGGCCGTGTTGACCGGCTCCACGCTGCGGCCACGCCCGGCCGATGAAAAGGCCCGGCTCGCCGCCGAGATCGAACGGGTGGTGTGGCCCTGGCTGGCCCAGGGCAAGGTGCGCGCGCACGTGGACCGGACCTTCCCGCTGGACCAGGCGGCCGCCGCGCACGCGCATCTGGAAGCGGGCCAGCACCTTGGCAAGGTGGTGCTGACGGTCGACTAG
- a CDS encoding GGDEF domain-containing protein, whose translation MSLLLPLLYLAGHTLALAFSSHAQAASFGFLTVAPLIAGAACLWRSRRDEVAPAWIALAVALLLWAGGMAVNMVQTVWMHNADVTAGVSILLYVLYGVPLIFALSSPARERWQVRAIDLVLALVLSALFFVHTFSFSTTRTTSAAGLDQLLLMLDIENGLIAVFSLIRYLASQSPARRQFYRTQTLFAWVYLAVATYINHGEPADTDFGGFSDLLIDLPFLLLTGLCLRPRRTAPPTCVSPALSLLVQACCPLLLPMSLLVMSALLSSTHLSLAIAGFAIATLGYGVRSVLIQLRTQVERDQLDALARVDTLTGLANRRQFDDVLQREWQRARRTGEPLSLLMIDVDHFKRLNDAFGHQTGDVRLRAVAGALAAGSPRALDLVARYGGEEFAVILPATDAPAALALAEHMRAAVLDLQLPAAAPQPWVTVSIGVGTAAPGRQDSPDALLAQTDAALYEAKSAGRNCVIARALASD comes from the coding sequence GTGTCGCTGCTGCTGCCGTTGTTGTATCTGGCAGGCCACACGCTGGCCCTGGCCTTCTCATCGCATGCGCAGGCGGCCTCGTTCGGCTTTCTCACCGTGGCCCCGCTGATAGCGGGCGCGGCCTGCCTGTGGCGCAGCCGCCGCGACGAGGTGGCCCCGGCCTGGATCGCCCTGGCGGTGGCCCTGTTGCTGTGGGCCGGCGGCATGGCGGTGAACATGGTGCAGACGGTGTGGATGCACAACGCCGATGTCACGGCCGGTGTCAGCATCCTGCTCTACGTGCTCTATGGGGTGCCGTTGATCTTCGCCCTGTCCAGTCCGGCGCGCGAGCGCTGGCAGGTGCGTGCGATCGATCTGGTGCTGGCCCTGGTGCTGAGCGCGCTGTTCTTCGTCCACACGTTTTCATTTTCTACCACGCGAACCACCAGCGCGGCCGGCCTGGACCAGCTGCTGCTGATGCTCGACATCGAGAATGGCCTCATCGCGGTGTTCTCGCTGATCCGCTACCTGGCCAGCCAGAGCCCGGCACGCCGGCAGTTCTATCGCACCCAGACCCTGTTCGCATGGGTGTATCTGGCCGTGGCCACCTACATCAACCATGGCGAGCCGGCCGACACGGACTTCGGCGGCTTCAGCGACCTGCTCATCGACCTGCCGTTCCTGCTGCTGACCGGTCTGTGCCTGCGTCCGCGCCGGACCGCGCCCCCGACCTGTGTCTCGCCGGCCCTGTCCCTGCTGGTCCAGGCATGCTGCCCCTTGCTGCTGCCGATGAGCCTGCTGGTCATGTCCGCCCTGCTATCCAGCACGCATCTGTCGCTGGCCATCGCCGGCTTTGCCATCGCCACGCTGGGCTACGGCGTGCGCAGCGTGCTGATCCAGTTGCGCACCCAGGTCGAACGCGACCAGCTCGACGCCCTGGCCCGGGTGGATACGCTCACCGGCCTGGCCAACCGGCGCCAGTTCGACGACGTGCTGCAGCGCGAATGGCAGCGTGCGCGTCGTACCGGCGAGCCGCTTTCCCTGCTGATGATCGACGTGGATCACTTCAAGCGACTCAACGACGCCTTCGGCCACCAGACCGGCGATGTCCGCCTGCGTGCGGTGGCCGGCGCACTGGCCGCTGGCAGCCCCCGGGCGCTGGACCTGGTGGCCCGTTACGGGGGCGAGGAGTTCGCGGTGATCCTGCCCGCCACCGACGCCCCGGCCGCCCTGGCACTGGCCGAACACATGCGTGCGGCCGTGCTGGATCTGCAGCTGCCGGCGGCCGCACCGCAGCCCTGGGTGACCGTGAGCATCGGCGTGGGCACCGCCGCACCGGGCCGCCAGGACAGCCCCGATGCATTGCTCGCACAGACCGACGCAGCGCTGTACGAGGCCAAGAGCGCCGGGCGCAACTGCGTCATCGCCCGCGCCCTGGCCAGCGACTGA
- a CDS encoding polysaccharide deacetylase family protein, with protein sequence MRKRWVGMTGVCLAWALLTTVPIARAASESFAWPEGKRAAVSLAYDDALDSQLDHAIPALDRYGFKGSFYLQLSREPVLKRLPEWRAAAAEGHELGNHTLFHQCQASLPDRGWVEPQRNLDTTTKAQMADQVVLANTMLHAIDGKTRRTLTVPCGDHQARDGDYLPLVRDQFVGIKVGEGGVIPDMDTLDPLAVPVEAPVGLSGAQLIAQVEEAARRGTMINFTFHGVGGDYLTTSSQAHAELLAYLAAHRDVYWVDTFLNVMTYVRSQQDQAAKGGR encoded by the coding sequence ATGCGCAAGCGATGGGTTGGGATGACCGGCGTCTGCCTGGCCTGGGCGCTGCTGACGACCGTGCCGATCGCACGCGCGGCGTCTGAGTCGTTCGCCTGGCCGGAGGGCAAGCGCGCCGCAGTCAGCCTGGCCTACGACGATGCGCTGGATTCGCAGTTGGACCATGCCATCCCCGCGCTGGACCGGTATGGCTTCAAGGGCAGCTTCTACCTGCAGCTCTCGCGCGAGCCGGTCCTCAAGCGCCTGCCGGAATGGCGGGCGGCGGCGGCCGAAGGCCACGAGCTGGGCAACCACACCCTGTTCCACCAGTGCCAGGCCTCGCTGCCGGACCGCGGCTGGGTCGAGCCGCAGCGCAACCTGGACACCACCACCAAGGCACAGATGGCCGATCAGGTGGTGCTGGCCAACACCATGCTTCATGCCATCGACGGCAAGACCCGGCGCACGCTGACCGTGCCCTGCGGTGATCACCAGGCACGCGATGGCGATTACCTGCCGCTGGTGCGCGACCAGTTCGTCGGCATCAAGGTCGGGGAGGGAGGGGTGATTCCCGACATGGACACGCTGGATCCGCTGGCAGTGCCGGTCGAGGCGCCGGTGGGGTTGAGTGGCGCACAGCTGATCGCCCAGGTGGAAGAGGCGGCGCGACGCGGCACGATGATCAACTTCACCTTCCACGGCGTGGGCGGCGATTACCTGACCACCTCCAGCCAGGCACATGCCGAGCTGCTGGCGTACCTGGCCGCGCATCGCGACGTGTACTGGGTGGACACGTTCCTCAACGTGATGACCTACGTGCGCAGCCAGCAGGATCAAGCGGCGAAAGGGGGGCGGTGA
- a CDS encoding DUF6445 family protein yields the protein MFNPHPKIQQIALPGRAPVVVLDDALLDPEGLRAYALSHREAFSRPAHNAYPGRELRMPDAFSAQLDDAFRLHARAALGARRTLAMYSRLSMVTLRPDQLQPGQSICHQDRLLVQGGDRVRGHELVAASVLYLFDDPRLGGTSFFAPTRAPAEVARLMADTGRLDPEAFERQYGIAQAYMTRSNAYFQRLATVPARFNRLIFYDASVFHSGHIDHPALLSEDLAQGRLTLNGFFTCSRAAQ from the coding sequence ATGTTCAATCCGCATCCGAAAATTCAACAGATCGCGCTCCCCGGTCGCGCGCCGGTCGTGGTGCTCGACGATGCCCTGCTCGATCCCGAGGGCCTGCGCGCCTACGCGCTGTCGCATCGGGAAGCCTTCAGCCGGCCGGCGCACAATGCCTATCCCGGCCGCGAGCTGCGCATGCCCGATGCGTTCTCCGCGCAGCTGGACGATGCCTTCCGCCTGCACGCGCGCGCCGCGCTGGGCGCGCGCCGCACGCTGGCCATGTACAGCCGGTTGTCGATGGTGACCCTGCGCCCGGATCAGCTGCAGCCAGGTCAGTCGATCTGTCACCAGGACCGGCTTCTGGTACAGGGCGGTGATCGGGTGCGGGGCCACGAACTGGTCGCCGCCTCGGTGCTGTACCTGTTCGACGATCCGCGCCTGGGCGGGACCAGCTTCTTCGCCCCCACGCGTGCGCCGGCCGAGGTGGCCCGGCTGATGGCCGACACCGGTCGTCTGGATCCTGAGGCCTTCGAGCGCCAGTACGGCATCGCGCAGGCGTACATGACCAGATCGAACGCGTATTTCCAGCGACTGGCCACCGTGCCGGCACGTTTCAACCGCTTGATCTTCTACGATGCCAGCGTCTTCCACAGCGGCCATATCGATCATCCCGCGCTGCTGAGCGAGGATCTCGCCCAGGGGCGGCTGACGCTCAATGGCTTTTTCACCTGCAGCCGCGCCGCCCAGTGA
- a CDS encoding DUF1456 family protein: MITNDVLRSVRYMLDLSEPRLIEIAQLADPAFTVDRADVQAALKREDEDGYAPCSDALLAHVLDGLIVHCRGRDESLPLRPVETRVTNNIVLKKLRVAFQLKDVDMHAVFASAGFPVSKPELSALFRQPDHKNYRPCGDQLLRAFLKGLTTRLRGA, encoded by the coding sequence ATGATCACCAACGATGTCCTGCGCAGCGTGCGCTACATGCTCGACCTGAGCGAACCGCGCCTGATCGAGATCGCGCAGCTGGCCGACCCGGCCTTCACCGTGGACCGCGCCGACGTGCAGGCCGCGCTCAAGCGCGAGGACGAAGACGGCTATGCCCCGTGCAGCGACGCGCTGCTGGCGCACGTACTGGATGGCCTGATCGTCCATTGCCGGGGTCGCGATGAGAGCCTGCCGCTGCGCCCGGTCGAAACCCGCGTCACCAACAACATCGTGCTCAAGAAGCTGCGCGTGGCCTTCCAGCTCAAGGACGTGGACATGCACGCGGTGTTCGCCAGCGCCGGCTTTCCGGTCTCCAAGCCGGAGCTGTCGGCGCTGTTCCGCCAGCCGGACCACAAAAACTACCGTCCCTGCGGCGACCAGTTGCTGCGCGCCTTCCTCAAGGGACTGACCACGCGTCTGCGCGGCGCGTGA
- a CDS encoding SDR family oxidoreductase, whose protein sequence is MTQRALVVGATGIIGSTLTRTLLEAGWGVHGLARRPQALVAGVQPISADLTDAAATRVALADLAPSHVFITTWSRQANEAENIRVNSAMVRHLLDALGPQGSLRHVALVTGLKHYLGPFEAYAQGRMPATPFREEQPRLDVENFYYAQEDEVFAAAARDGFHWSVHRPHTVIGMAVGNAMNMGTTLAVYASLCKASGRPFYFPGSAAQWNGLTDMTDARQLARQLLWATQTPAAADQAFNIVNGDVFRWSWMWSRIAQWFELEPAPFDGQVRPLEQQMADDAPRWAELAAAHDLAEADITRLVSPWHTDADLGRPLEVVTDMAKSRRLGFLDYQPSDDAFFDLFAQLRAARLIP, encoded by the coding sequence GTGACCCAACGTGCATTGGTGGTCGGTGCGACCGGCATCATCGGCAGCACCCTGACCCGGACCTTGCTGGAGGCCGGCTGGGGCGTGCACGGCCTGGCCCGGCGCCCGCAGGCGCTGGTGGCCGGCGTGCAGCCCATCTCGGCCGACCTGACCGACGCGGCCGCCACGCGCGTGGCGCTGGCGGACCTGGCGCCCAGCCATGTGTTCATCACCACCTGGTCGCGGCAGGCCAACGAGGCCGAGAACATCCGCGTCAACAGCGCCATGGTGCGGCACCTGCTCGACGCGCTGGGGCCGCAAGGCAGCCTGCGCCATGTCGCCCTGGTGACCGGGCTCAAGCATTACCTGGGGCCGTTCGAGGCCTATGCGCAGGGCCGCATGCCGGCCACGCCGTTCCGCGAGGAACAGCCGCGCCTGGACGTGGAGAACTTCTACTACGCGCAGGAAGACGAGGTCTTCGCCGCCGCCGCGCGCGATGGCTTCCACTGGAGCGTGCACCGGCCACACACCGTGATCGGCATGGCGGTGGGCAATGCGATGAACATGGGCACCACGCTGGCGGTGTATGCCTCCCTGTGCAAGGCCAGCGGCCGGCCGTTCTACTTCCCCGGCTCGGCCGCGCAGTGGAACGGGCTGACCGACATGACCGATGCGCGCCAGCTGGCCCGCCAGCTGCTGTGGGCCACCCAGACCCCGGCCGCGGCCGACCAGGCCTTCAACATCGTCAATGGCGATGTGTTCCGCTGGAGCTGGATGTGGTCGCGCATCGCGCAGTGGTTCGAGCTCGAGCCGGCCCCGTTCGACGGGCAGGTCAGGCCGCTGGAGCAGCAGATGGCCGATGACGCGCCGCGCTGGGCCGAGCTGGCCGCCGCCCACGACCTGGCCGAGGCCGACATCACCCGACTGGTCTCACCCTGGCATACCGATGCCGACCTGGGCCGGCCACTGGAAGTGGTGACCGACATGGCCAAGAGCCGACGCCTGGGCTTCCTGGATTACCAGCCCAGCGACGATGCGTTCTTCGATCTGTTCGCCCAGCTGCGTGCCGCGCGCTTGATCCCGTAA
- a CDS encoding helix-turn-helix domain-containing protein, translated as MKPGSPEEQWREDCAPRRVLELFSTKWTSMVLHTLWARHDGCARSAALHRSLPAISQKMLTQTLREMEHAGIVTRTVHPTVPPAVEYALTPLGTRLVEPIELIYDWARSNSEALDALQPRPTSRRRGGT; from the coding sequence ATGAAACCCGGCAGTCCTGAAGAACAGTGGCGCGAGGACTGCGCGCCACGCCGCGTGCTGGAACTGTTCAGCACCAAGTGGACCTCGATGGTCCTGCACACGCTGTGGGCACGCCACGATGGCTGCGCGCGCAGCGCGGCCCTGCACCGCAGCCTGCCGGCGATCTCGCAGAAGATGCTGACCCAGACCCTGCGCGAGATGGAGCACGCCGGCATCGTCACCCGCACCGTGCATCCCACCGTGCCGCCGGCGGTGGAGTACGCGCTGACGCCGCTGGGCACGCGCCTGGTCGAGCCGATCGAACTGATCTACGACTGGGCGCGGAGCAACAGCGAAGCCCTGGACGCGCTGCAGCCGCGCCCGACCTCGCGCCGCCGCGGCGGGACTTGA
- a CDS encoding purine nucleoside permease, giving the protein MPSLFRPRFLALLCACLLAGCATAPTARAPIQVKVFVAAMFEIGANTGDRAGEFQHWYERYWQDATPIAVRGALHPVYCNADGVCGAVLGMGKVNSSASMQAILLDPAFDFSHSYYLLSGVGGTPPQRGTIGEVNWATWLVDYDLGHRWAPEENTPGAPTFMPRKGYEAYRVFRLNPALVAWAMQLSQDVPLQDSAAARAYRLRYPEVAARRAPFVGTGTHVTGDTFFHGPGLSKQAQDIAKLYGADDYVITEMEATAVTLVIQRTHGTDRVLSLRGAVNFDQGNPHETTLQHLDPAPGQTAGGFPETVHNIETVGARVVDHIVDHWPQWRDGVPAR; this is encoded by the coding sequence ATGCCCTCCCTGTTTCGTCCCCGTTTCCTGGCCTTGCTGTGTGCCTGCCTGCTCGCCGGCTGCGCCACCGCGCCCACCGCCCGTGCACCGATCCAGGTGAAGGTGTTTGTCGCGGCGATGTTCGAGATCGGCGCCAACACGGGCGATCGCGCTGGCGAATTCCAGCACTGGTACGAGCGCTACTGGCAGGACGCCACGCCCATCGCGGTGCGCGGCGCCCTGCACCCGGTGTATTGCAACGCCGATGGGGTCTGCGGCGCGGTGCTGGGCATGGGCAAGGTCAACAGCTCGGCTTCCATGCAGGCCATCCTGCTCGATCCGGCCTTCGACTTCTCGCACAGCTATTACCTGCTCTCCGGCGTGGGCGGCACCCCGCCGCAGCGCGGCACCATCGGCGAGGTCAACTGGGCCACCTGGCTGGTGGACTACGACCTGGGCCATCGCTGGGCGCCGGAGGAGAACACCCCCGGCGCGCCGACCTTCATGCCACGCAAGGGCTATGAGGCCTATCGCGTGTTCCGGCTCAATCCGGCGCTGGTGGCCTGGGCGATGCAGCTATCGCAGGACGTGCCGCTGCAGGACTCCGCCGCCGCGCGCGCCTATCGCCTGCGCTATCCAGAGGTGGCCGCGCGACGCGCGCCCTTCGTCGGCACCGGCACCCATGTGACCGGCGATACCTTCTTCCATGGCCCGGGGCTGTCCAAGCAGGCCCAGGACATCGCCAAGCTGTACGGCGCCGACGACTACGTCATCACAGAGATGGAGGCCACGGCGGTGACCCTGGTCATCCAGCGCACCCACGGCACCGACCGCGTATTGAGCCTGCGTGGAGCGGTCAACTTCGACCAGGGCAATCCGCACGAAACCACGCTGCAGCACCTGGACCCGGCGCCGGGGCAAACCGCGGGCGGCTTCCCCGAGACCGTGCACAACATCGAAACGGTCGGCGCGCGCGTGGTCGACCACATCGTCGACCACTGGCCGCAGTGGCGCGACGGGGTGCCTGCGCGCTGA
- a CDS encoding cellulase family glycosylhydrolase: MKPSCLACLLLAVSLSGAAAAQQAPAPDYLHAQGTRIVDGQGRDVLLRGFGLGGWMLQEGYMLELPQFGTQRVIRANIKQLIGEAKTEAFYTAWLDHHTTKADIDALGAWGFNSVRLPMHYALYTLPVEDEPVPGRQTWIKDGFARTDALIGWAKANDMRVILDMHAAPGGQGNDVNIADRDPSRPSLWDDPAAQDKLVALWVELAKRYRDEPAVAAYDLLNEPNWGFADAGDLHGCQEADNAPLRALLVRITRAIRQVDPHHMLVIEGNCWGNNYRGMLEDGLWDDNLVLSFHKYWNPATRQSIADILALRDRYQVPLWLGETGENSNDWYTRTVALAEGEGIGWSWWPLKKIRYNNPLQVVPNPGYRALLAYWHGEGPKPSPEQAEAALMQLATHDVAFAHNLQHPDVVDALLRAPHSDRAMPFKQHLIGANGGRMAAVDFDLGPDGVAYHDLTAANESTKAGGVTWNPAMAYRNDGVDLSRDPDGRLWVAQLQRGEWVRYTFQVARGGRYDLALETRGAGAAQATVLLNGDPVDATSAGFAALALQPGTNTLVLRADAAPFDLGALRFTPAR; the protein is encoded by the coding sequence ATGAAGCCTTCCTGCCTCGCCTGCCTGCTACTGGCGGTGTCCCTGAGCGGTGCCGCCGCTGCCCAGCAAGCGCCCGCGCCCGATTACCTGCATGCCCAAGGCACGCGCATCGTCGATGGCCAAGGCCGTGACGTGCTGCTGCGCGGGTTCGGCCTGGGGGGCTGGATGCTGCAGGAAGGCTACATGCTGGAGCTGCCCCAGTTCGGGACCCAGCGGGTGATCCGCGCCAACATCAAGCAGTTGATCGGCGAGGCGAAGACCGAGGCGTTCTACACCGCCTGGCTGGACCACCACACCACCAAGGCCGACATCGATGCGCTGGGCGCCTGGGGGTTCAATTCCGTGCGCCTGCCGATGCATTACGCGCTGTATACGCTGCCGGTGGAGGACGAGCCGGTGCCGGGTCGGCAGACCTGGATCAAGGACGGCTTCGCGCGCACCGATGCGCTGATCGGCTGGGCCAAGGCCAACGACATGCGGGTGATCCTGGACATGCATGCCGCACCGGGCGGGCAGGGCAACGACGTCAATATCGCCGATCGCGATCCCTCCCGGCCCTCGCTGTGGGACGACCCGGCCGCGCAGGACAAGCTGGTCGCCCTGTGGGTGGAACTGGCCAAGCGCTACCGCGACGAGCCGGCCGTGGCCGCCTACGACCTGCTCAATGAGCCCAACTGGGGCTTCGCCGACGCCGGTGACCTGCATGGTTGCCAGGAAGCAGACAATGCCCCGCTGCGCGCGCTGCTGGTGCGCATCACCCGGGCCATCCGCCAGGTCGACCCGCACCACATGCTCGTGATCGAGGGCAATTGCTGGGGCAACAACTATCGCGGCATGCTCGAAGACGGCCTGTGGGACGACAACCTGGTCCTGAGCTTCCACAAGTACTGGAATCCGGCCACGCGCCAGAGCATCGCCGACATCCTGGCCTTGCGCGACCGCTACCAGGTGCCGCTATGGCTGGGCGAAACCGGCGAGAACTCCAATGACTGGTACACGCGCACGGTGGCGCTGGCCGAAGGCGAGGGCATCGGCTGGAGCTGGTGGCCGCTGAAGAAGATCCGCTACAACAATCCGCTGCAGGTGGTGCCCAATCCCGGGTATCGCGCGCTGTTGGCCTACTGGCATGGCGAGGGGCCAAAGCCTTCGCCCGAGCAGGCCGAAGCGGCGCTGATGCAGTTGGCGACCCACGATGTGGCGTTCGCCCACAACCTGCAGCACCCGGATGTGGTCGATGCCTTGTTGCGCGCCCCGCATTCGGATCGCGCGATGCCGTTCAAGCAGCACCTGATCGGTGCCAATGGCGGGCGCATGGCGGCGGTGGACTTCGACCTGGGGCCCGATGGCGTGGCCTACCACGATCTGACGGCGGCCAATGAGTCCACCAAGGCCGGCGGGGTGACCTGGAACCCGGCCATGGCCTATCGCAACGATGGCGTGGACCTGTCACGCGATCCGGATGGGCGACTGTGGGTGGCGCAGCTGCAGCGCGGCGAATGGGTGCGGTACACCTTCCAGGTCGCGCGTGGCGGACGCTACGACCTGGCGTTGGAAACGCGAGGCGCGGGTGCAGCCCAGGCGACGGTGCTGCTCAATGGTGATCCGGTGGATGCCACCTCGGCCGGCTTTGCGGCGCTGGCCCTGCAACCGGGCACCAACACCCTGGTGCTGCGCGCCGATGCGGCGCCGTTCGATCTGGGGGCACTGCGCTTCACGCCGGCACGCTGA